Proteins from a single region of Lelliottia sp. JS-SCA-14:
- the hemL gene encoding glutamate-1-semialdehyde 2,1-aminomutase: MSKSENLYSAARELIPGGVNSPVRAFTGVGGTPLFIERADGAYLYDVDGKAYIDYVGSWGPMVLGHNHPTIRNAVIEAAQRGLSFGAPTEMEVKMAELVTELVPTMDMVRMVNSGTEATMSAIRLARGFTGRDKIIKFEGCYHGHADCLLVKAGSGALTLGQPNSPGVPADFAKHTLTCTYNDLDTVRAAFEQYPQEIACIIVEPVAGNMNCIPPQPEFLPGLRALCDEFGALLIIDEVMTGFRVALAGAQSYYDVVPDLTCLGKIIGGGMPVGAFGGRKDVMEALAPTGPVYQAGTLSGNPIAMAAGFACLTEVAQPGIHETLTDLTTQLANGLLEAAEEKGIPLVVNHVGGMFGIFFTDAKTVTCYQDVVKCDVERFKRFFHLMLEEGVYLAPSAFEAGFMSVAHSEEDINNTIDAARKVFAKL; the protein is encoded by the coding sequence ATGAGTAAGTCTGAAAACCTCTACAGTGCTGCACGCGAACTCATCCCAGGCGGGGTGAACTCCCCTGTTCGCGCCTTTACCGGCGTCGGCGGCACGCCGCTGTTCATCGAACGTGCGGACGGCGCGTATCTGTACGATGTGGATGGCAAAGCCTATATCGATTATGTCGGCTCCTGGGGTCCAATGGTGCTGGGTCATAACCACCCGACCATCCGCAACGCGGTAATTGAAGCGGCACAGCGCGGTCTGAGCTTCGGCGCACCGACCGAGATGGAAGTGAAAATGGCGGAGCTGGTGACCGAACTGGTCCCGACCATGGACATGGTGCGCATGGTGAACTCCGGTACGGAAGCGACCATGAGCGCGATTCGTCTGGCGCGTGGCTTTACCGGCCGCGACAAAATCATCAAATTCGAAGGCTGCTACCACGGCCACGCCGACTGCCTGCTGGTGAAAGCCGGTTCCGGTGCGCTGACCCTCGGCCAGCCGAACTCTCCGGGCGTCCCGGCGGATTTCGCCAAGCACACCCTGACCTGCACCTATAACGATCTGGACACCGTTCGCGCCGCCTTCGAGCAGTATCCGCAGGAGATCGCCTGCATCATCGTGGAACCAGTCGCGGGTAACATGAACTGCATTCCACCGCAGCCGGAATTCCTGCCGGGCCTGCGCGCCCTGTGCGACGAGTTCGGCGCGCTGCTGATCATCGACGAAGTGATGACCGGCTTCCGCGTCGCGCTGGCGGGTGCCCAGTCTTACTACGACGTGGTGCCGGACCTGACCTGTCTGGGCAAAATCATCGGCGGCGGTATGCCGGTGGGCGCCTTCGGCGGACGTAAAGACGTAATGGAAGCCCTGGCCCCAACCGGTCCGGTTTATCAGGCGGGTACGCTGTCCGGTAACCCGATTGCGATGGCCGCCGGTTTCGCCTGTCTGACTGAAGTGGCGCAGCCGGGAATTCATGAAACCCTGACCGATCTGACCACGCAGCTGGCAAACGGCCTGCTGGAAGCCGCAGAAGAGAAGGGTATTCCGCTGGTGGTGAACCACGTCGGCGGTATGTTCGGTATCTTCTTCACCGATGCGAAAACCGTGACCTGCTATCAGGACGTGGTGAAGTGCGACGTTGAGCGCTTTAAGCGCTTCTTCCATCTGATGCTGGAAGAAGGTGTGTATCTGGCACCGTCGGCGTTTGAAGCGGGCTTTATGTCGGTGGCGCACAGCGAAGAGGATATCAACAACACCATCGACGCGGCGCGCAAGGTGTTTGCGAAGCTTTGA